In Leptolyngbya sp. CCY15150, the genomic window GATGCTATAAGGCTTGCTGGACTATTGTTTCTTGCCCAGCCATGATGGGAGGCTTGACGGTGATGATTTTCTGCCAGTATGACAGAGTTGTGCGAATGCGAATTCCCAATGGGGTTAGCACTTCGAAGTAGGGATCATCTTGATTTTCAGCAGTCATTGCTTTTTCCTAAGTCTGACAGCAATGCCTCACACTCGGTTTTGAGGGGAATGCCTAACTCTGTAGCTAACGCCAATGCCTGCTCACAATACTGCTGCGCCACCGCCACCGCACCCAAAGCTTGATGCAGCTCTGCCAGATTTTTGAGGGCTTCGGCTTCATCATTTCGACTTTTAACTTCTTGAAAAATGTTGAGAGCAGCTTGCAAATTCTCTAATGCTTTAGTTGTCAATTCTTGCTTCAACAAAGCAACTCCCAATTCGCGCAACCCTGCCCCTTCACCTCGTCGATCACCAATCTCACGGGCAACAGTTAAATGTTGATTAGCATAGTTAACCGCTTGGTCATAATCTCCCAGGCTTTCATAGGTAGTCCCCAGATTGCCGAGGTCTTGTCCTTCTCCCTGGCGATCGCCAATCTCTCGACTAATAATCAATGCTTGCTGATGGAAGTTGATTACACGCTCATACTGACCCAGACTGGTGTACGCAATCCCCAGATTGCCTAAAGCAGCGCTTTCTCCCTGGCGATTGCCAATCTCCTGCGCGATCGCCAGGTATTGCTGATAGAGGTCGATTGCACGCTCATACTGACCCAGATTGGTGTACGCATTTCCCAGACCGCATAAAGCACGGCCTTCTCCCGCGCGATCGCCAATCTCCCGTGCGATCGTCAGGGAGTGCTGATGGAATTCGATCGCACGCTCATACTGACCCAGACTGTTGTACGCAATCCCCAGATTGCCTAAAGTATTGCCTTCTCCCTGGCGATCGCCAATCTCCCGCGCGA contains:
- a CDS encoding tetratricopeptide repeat protein, which encodes AREIGDRQGEGNTLGNLGIAYNSLGQYERAIEFHQHSLTIAREIGDRAGEGRALCGLGNAYTNLGQYERAIDLYQQYLAIAQEIGNRQGESAALGNLGIAYTSLGQYERVINFHQQALIISREIGDRQGEGQDLGNLGTTYESLGDYDQAVNYANQHLTVAREIGDRRGEGAGLRELGVALLKQELTTKALENLQAALNIFQEVKSRNDEAEALKNLAELHQALGAVAVAQQYCEQALALATELGIPLKTECEALLSDLGKSNDC